The Humulus lupulus chromosome 3, drHumLupu1.1, whole genome shotgun sequence genome window below encodes:
- the LOC133822371 gene encoding uncharacterized protein LOC133822371 isoform X2: MSAVRTQRCFAHIRTLSPSSSSSSSSISRCVGHDDSASSDDNATCVSPTWIGKGLTCVCFKRKGHYERICVNLTPQQEEKLKRLKHRMKVYFDASRPDHQEALRALWAATYPNQELHGLISDQWKEMGWQGKDPSTDFRGAGFISLENLLFFAKTFSTSFQLLLKRQGGKPAAWEYPFAVAGVNITFMIMQMLDLDTIKPRTFVRPVFLQMLSENEWAFDLLYCVAFMVMDKQWLERNATYMEFNEVLKSTRAQLERELLMDDVMRIEDMPSYSLLS; encoded by the exons ATGAGCGCGGTTCGGACTCAGAGATGCTTTGCCCATATCCGTACACTTTCTCCTTCCtcgtcatcttcttcttcttccatttctcGTTGCGTCGGTCACGACGACTCTGCTTCTTCAG ATGATAATGCAACTTGTGTTTCGCCGACATGGATTGGAAAAGGCCTCACTTGTGTTTGCTTCAAGAGAAAGGGACATTATGAACGAATATGCGTCAACTTGACACCCCAACAG GAGGAGAAGCTGAAACGGCTAAAGCACCGAATGAAGGTTTATTTTGATGCTTCTAGGCCAGATCATCAG GAAGCATTGAGAGCTCTTTGGGCTGCTACTTACCCTAATCAGGAGCTTCATGGCTTGATATCTGATCAATGGAAAGAAATGGGTTGGCAGGGTAAAGATCCATCAACCGATTTCAG AGGAGCTGGATTTATTTCATTGGAGAACCTGTTGTTCTTTGCCAAGACATTTTCA ACATCTTTTCAGCTTCTACTAAAGAGGCAGGGAGGGAAGCCAGCTGCTTGGGAGTATCCATTTGCTGTGGCTGGAGTAAATATCACGTTTATGATCATGCAAATGCTTGACCTTGACACCA TAAAGCCAAGGACTTTTGTTAGACCTGTTTTCTTGCAGATGTTGTCAG AAAATGAGTGGGCCTTTGACTTGCTCTATTGCGTGGCTTTCATGGTTATGGACAAGCAATGGCTTGAGAGAAATGCCACATACATGGAGTTTAAT GAGGTTTTAAAATCTACTCGGGCACAATTAGAGAGGGAGCTTTTAATGGATGATGTTATGCGAATCGAAGACATGCCATCTTACAGCCTTCTTTCTTGA
- the LOC133822371 gene encoding uncharacterized protein LOC133822371 isoform X1: MLCPYPYTFSFLVIFFFFHFSLRRSRRLCFFRNPLFGEAAKSVVNHLAVMKCFGVALVSDDNATCVSPTWIGKGLTCVCFKRKGHYERICVNLTPQQEEKLKRLKHRMKVYFDASRPDHQEALRALWAATYPNQELHGLISDQWKEMGWQGKDPSTDFRGAGFISLENLLFFAKTFSTSFQLLLKRQGGKPAAWEYPFAVAGVNITFMIMQMLDLDTIKPRTFVRPVFLQMLSENEWAFDLLYCVAFMVMDKQWLERNATYMEFNEVLKSTRAQLERELLMDDVMRIEDMPSYSLLS, from the exons ATGCTTTGCCCATATCCGTACACTTTCTCCTTCCtcgtcatcttcttcttcttccatttctcGTTGCGTCGGTCACGACGACTCTGCTTCTTCAG AAATCCACTATTTGGAGAGGCTGCAAAATCAGTGGTAAATCACCTAGCTGTTATGAAATGCTTTGGTGTTGCTCTTGTTTCAG ATGATAATGCAACTTGTGTTTCGCCGACATGGATTGGAAAAGGCCTCACTTGTGTTTGCTTCAAGAGAAAGGGACATTATGAACGAATATGCGTCAACTTGACACCCCAACAG GAGGAGAAGCTGAAACGGCTAAAGCACCGAATGAAGGTTTATTTTGATGCTTCTAGGCCAGATCATCAG GAAGCATTGAGAGCTCTTTGGGCTGCTACTTACCCTAATCAGGAGCTTCATGGCTTGATATCTGATCAATGGAAAGAAATGGGTTGGCAGGGTAAAGATCCATCAACCGATTTCAG AGGAGCTGGATTTATTTCATTGGAGAACCTGTTGTTCTTTGCCAAGACATTTTCA ACATCTTTTCAGCTTCTACTAAAGAGGCAGGGAGGGAAGCCAGCTGCTTGGGAGTATCCATTTGCTGTGGCTGGAGTAAATATCACGTTTATGATCATGCAAATGCTTGACCTTGACACCA TAAAGCCAAGGACTTTTGTTAGACCTGTTTTCTTGCAGATGTTGTCAG AAAATGAGTGGGCCTTTGACTTGCTCTATTGCGTGGCTTTCATGGTTATGGACAAGCAATGGCTTGAGAGAAATGCCACATACATGGAGTTTAAT GAGGTTTTAAAATCTACTCGGGCACAATTAGAGAGGGAGCTTTTAATGGATGATGTTATGCGAATCGAAGACATGCCATCTTACAGCCTTCTTTCTTGA